A DNA window from Buttiauxella agrestis contains the following coding sequences:
- the rimI gene encoding ribosomal protein S18-alanine N-acetyltransferase, with product MKTISSLTTSDLSQAYAIELRSHAFPWSEKTFASNEGERYLNLRLDVDGKMAAFAVTQVVLDEATLFNIAVDPDFQRQGLGRQLLEHLISELEKRDVFTLWLEVRASNTAAIALYESLGFNEATIRRNYYPTKEGREDAIIMALPLG from the coding sequence ATGAAAACGATTTCTTCCCTCACCACCAGTGACTTGAGCCAGGCATACGCCATTGAACTTCGCAGCCATGCTTTCCCATGGAGTGAAAAGACCTTCGCCAGTAATGAAGGTGAGCGCTATTTAAATTTACGTCTCGACGTAGATGGCAAGATGGCGGCGTTTGCGGTGACGCAAGTCGTACTGGATGAAGCGACGCTGTTTAATATTGCGGTCGATCCTGATTTTCAACGTCAGGGTTTGGGCCGCCAGTTGCTGGAGCATTTAATCAGCGAACTGGAAAAGCGAGATGTGTTTACCCTCTGGCTTGAAGTGCGCGCGTCGAACACGGCAGCGATAGCACTCTATGAGAGCCTGGGGTTTAACGAGGCGACGATTCGCCGTAACTACTACCCCACAAAAGAGGGTCGCGAAGATGCCATCATCATGGCATTACCGTTAGGCTAA
- the yjjG gene encoding pyrimidine 5'-nucleotidase produces MNWDWILFDADETLFTFDAFGGLQRMFLDYSVTFTAEDFQDYQAVNKPLWVDYQNGAISALHLQHQRFQGWSERLAVPAGDLNAAFLNAMAEICVPLPGAVSLLNALKDKVKIGIITNGFTALQQIRLERTGLRDYFDLLVISEQVGVAKPDRKIFDYTFEQMGHPPRDRVMMVGDTAESDILGGMNAGIATCWLNAHGRSLPEGITPTWEVASLSELERLLCNS; encoded by the coding sequence ATGAACTGGGACTGGATTTTATTTGATGCTGACGAAACGTTATTTACCTTCGACGCTTTCGGCGGCCTACAGCGGATGTTTCTTGATTACAGCGTGACGTTTACCGCTGAAGATTTCCAGGATTACCAGGCTGTTAACAAACCTTTGTGGGTCGATTATCAGAACGGTGCCATAAGCGCCCTTCATTTGCAGCATCAGCGTTTTCAGGGTTGGTCGGAAAGATTGGCGGTGCCTGCGGGCGATCTGAATGCCGCTTTCCTCAACGCGATGGCTGAGATTTGTGTGCCATTGCCTGGTGCGGTGTCTTTGCTTAATGCCCTAAAAGATAAAGTAAAAATAGGCATTATCACCAACGGCTTTACGGCGTTGCAGCAAATTCGACTTGAGCGTACCGGCCTGCGGGATTACTTCGATTTGTTGGTAATTTCCGAACAAGTGGGTGTCGCAAAACCCGATCGTAAAATTTTTGACTATACCTTTGAGCAAATGGGCCATCCGCCGCGCGATCGCGTCATGATGGTGGGTGATACCGCAGAATCAGATATTTTGGGTGGTATGAACGCAGGAATTGCCACCTGCTGGCTCAACGCCCACGGACGAAGCTTGCCAGAAGGCATCACGCCGACCTGGGAAGTGGCCTCACTAAGTGAACTGGAGCGATTGTTGTGTAATTCATAA
- a CDS encoding DNA polymerase III subunit psi produces the protein MPHIPLRRDWLLQQLGITQWELRRPAALQGEIAVSLHENVKLLMVAEDLPDLSDPLVNDVLRSLNLSVQQVMQLTPERAAMLPTDSRCNSWRLGVSETLPIPGAQLATPELNELYHNGAARKALWQQICEHENDFFPHHQ, from the coding sequence ATGCCTCATATACCTTTGCGACGTGACTGGTTGTTACAACAACTGGGCATTACCCAATGGGAGCTGCGACGCCCGGCCGCATTACAGGGCGAAATTGCCGTCTCACTGCATGAAAACGTCAAATTACTGATGGTTGCCGAAGACCTTCCAGATCTCAGCGACCCGTTGGTAAACGATGTTTTGCGCAGTTTAAATCTGAGCGTACAGCAGGTTATGCAACTGACGCCTGAACGAGCTGCAATGCTGCCAACTGACAGCCGCTGTAATAGCTGGCGACTGGGTGTGAGTGAAACGCTCCCCATTCCAGGTGCGCAGTTAGCGACTCCCGAGTTAAACGAGCTTTATCACAATGGCGCGGCGCGAAAGGCGCTGTGGCAGCAAATTTGCGAACATGAAAACGATTTCTTCCCTCACCACCAGTGA
- the rsmC gene encoding 16S rRNA (guanine(1207)-N(2))-methyltransferase RsmC: MSALTPASEVLLRHSDDFTESRVLFAGDLQDDLPARFETAASRVHTQQFHHWQVLSAQMGEDAQYSLVADASTLGDCNTLIYYWPKNKPEAQFQLMNILSLMPVGSDIFVVGENRSGVRSAEQMLAEFSPLNKIDSARRCGLYHGRLEKQPQFDEHSWWDEYQHNDMTIKTLPGVFSRDGLDTGSKLLLSTLTPHTKGKVLDVGCGAGVLAVTLAKHSPKVRLTLCDVSAPAVAASRATLAANEIEGEVIASNVYSEVNGRFDMIISNPPFHDGLQTSLDAAHQLIRGAVRHLNMGGELRIVANAFLAYPDVLDETFGNHEVIAQTGRFKVYRSVVMRGVKKR; this comes from the coding sequence ATGTCTGCGTTAACCCCGGCAAGTGAAGTGCTGCTGCGCCATAGCGATGATTTTACCGAGAGCCGCGTGCTGTTTGCCGGTGATTTACAAGACGATCTTCCGGCCCGTTTTGAAACGGCTGCAAGTCGCGTCCATACACAACAATTTCACCACTGGCAGGTTTTAAGCGCACAGATGGGCGAAGACGCGCAATACAGCCTGGTGGCTGATGCCAGCACCCTTGGCGATTGCAATACCCTGATTTATTACTGGCCGAAGAACAAGCCAGAAGCTCAGTTCCAGTTGATGAACATTTTGTCGTTGATGCCGGTTGGCAGCGACATTTTTGTGGTCGGTGAAAACCGCAGCGGCGTTCGTAGTGCTGAGCAAATGCTCGCAGAATTCAGCCCGCTCAATAAAATCGACAGCGCGCGTCGTTGTGGCCTCTATCACGGTCGTCTGGAAAAACAACCGCAGTTTGATGAGCATTCCTGGTGGGATGAATATCAACACAACGATATGACGATCAAAACCTTACCGGGCGTGTTTAGCCGTGATGGCCTGGATACCGGCAGTAAACTGCTGCTTTCCACGCTCACACCGCATACCAAAGGCAAAGTGCTGGATGTCGGTTGTGGTGCTGGTGTGCTGGCAGTCACGCTTGCCAAACACTCGCCAAAAGTCCGTCTGACTTTATGTGATGTTTCTGCTCCAGCTGTTGCGGCGAGCCGTGCAACGCTTGCTGCCAATGAAATCGAAGGCGAAGTTATCGCCAGTAACGTCTATTCCGAGGTGAATGGTCGTTTCGATATGATTATCTCTAACCCACCATTCCATGATGGCCTGCAAACCAGCCTGGATGCAGCTCACCAGCTGATTCGTGGTGCGGTTCGTCATCTGAATATGGGCGGTGAATTGCGTATCGTGGCTAACGCCTTCCTGGCGTATCCAGACGTGCTGGATGAAACGTTTGGCAACCACGAAGTTATCGCGCAGACAGGCCGTTTCAAAGTTTACCGCTCCGTTGTTATGCGTGGCGTGAAGAAGCGCTAA